The Vitis riparia cultivar Riparia Gloire de Montpellier isolate 1030 chromosome 3, EGFV_Vit.rip_1.0, whole genome shotgun sequence genome includes a region encoding these proteins:
- the LOC117911025 gene encoding putative disease resistance protein RGA3, with the protein MAASSSSFTSLTVISTPNPDEFHPVQFRNLYEQVSTILDRLVRKGEGFEEIGIVGIGGSGKTTLALLVFTPLIQWYNWDYRIWICLFQKLSGDVEFKEMIKDMLKQCEAAAVVDSGVEVGVEELLEILGKALKGKRYLMVLDGIWDINIDWYFKLKDKLKSVNGDGNGDGHVIITSRLPHKARMMVGPRNLYQMQPPSSMEQAWRFKYGSLLEYLKEYRLKMKDEVLEHCDGLPLAMHTLAAAIHKQILGTEYNWKRFVGITLINCEDDARLGNELLLSCCSISYKDYIIDVSKVPLHHIFNKVNEYIKRSGSKNTIIVWSGDAMANQLMQLITQAVRNAKPDSNPSILLLPLGSKANISFSLGWENQPPSTLPKDMLQFLREVITKPEKDIDR; encoded by the exons ATGGCGGCAAGTTCATCATCCTTCACCTCCTTGACAGTTATTTCAACACCAAACCCCGATGAATTTCATCCCGTCCAATTTCGAAATTTGTATGAACAAGTAAGTACAATTTTAGATCGACTAGTGAGGAAAGGGGAAGGATTTGAGGAAATTGGAATCGTGGGAATTGGGGGCTCGGGTAAAACCACTCTCGCTCTATTGGTTTTCACTCCACTCATTCAGTGGTATAACTGGGATTACAGAATTTGGATATGCTTATTCCAGAAACTGAGTGGAGATGTGGAGTTTAAGGAGATGATAAAAGACATGTTGAAGCAATGTGAGGCAGCAGCAGTGGTGGACTCTGGGGTAGAAGTAGGAGTAGAAGAGCTGTTGGAGATTCTGGGGAAAGCTTTGAAGGGTAAAAGGTATTTGATGGTGTTGGACGGCATCTGGGACATCAACATCGACTGGTATTTCAAGTTGAAGGACAAGTTGAAGTCTGTGAATGGTGATGGAAATGGTGATGGGCATGTCATCATTACAAGCCGACTCCCCCACAAAGCAAGAATGATGGTGGGCCCTCGCAATTTGTATCAGATGCAACCTCCATCATCCATGGAGCAAGCATGGCGATTCAAGTATGGAAGCTTATTGGAATACCTGAAAGAATATAGGTTGAAAATGAAGGACGAGGTTCTAGAGCATTGCGATGGCCTCCCATTAGCAATGCACACATTGGCGGCGGCGATTCACAAGCAGATCCTGGGAACAGA GTACAATTGGAAAAGATTTGTTGGGATAACATTGATCAATTGCGAAGATGATGCAAGGTTGGGAAATGAGTTGTTGTTATCATGTTGTAGCATCTCATACAAGGATTATATA ATTGATGTATCAAAGGTTCCTCTTCATCACATATTCAACAAAGttaatgaatatataaaaagatcGGGTTCAAAAAACACAATAATT GTTTGGAGTGGGGATGCAATGGCTAATCAACTCATGCAATTAATCACACAAGCAGTCAGAAATGCGAAACCTGATTCAAATCCATCAATTCTCTTATTGCCTTTGGGATCTAAAGCTAATATTTCGTTTTCACTTGGATGG